From a region of the Solanum stenotomum isolate F172 chromosome 2, ASM1918654v1, whole genome shotgun sequence genome:
- the LOC125856986 gene encoding ribosomal lysine N-methyltransferase 3, with translation MRKYCKPAVKPTVAAAVAMATSRKLRAFKNWMKSQHVECSDALDVVVTTNSSAVSVRALCDLNVGDLVATIPKESCLTVKTSGARQMIEESKLEGILALAVVIMYERSLGPLSPWFGYLQLIPYSESIPLLWSLSQIDSLRAGTELHKLKAEHFGVKEYLAAKSLIASRSFEIDDYHGCGMVPLADLFNHKTGAEDVHFTSSYAELNNDADNENYGNDKTHSGGECLQRSDLESSHSELDDDAHSDKHGNDDNEPTKVNSKDESISGSYSEFSSASEDDLIVLEMIMVKKVEVGAEVFNTYGSLGNAAMLHRYGFAESDNQYDIVNLDLELVLQWSSSRFSHRYSRRRLSLWRKLDYSGCVSQNSEYFEISFDGEPQVELLILLYIILLPEEVFAELDLAVTITSGFENSEGFNLSKKDIVLFREGVESSNNMLLTDGVCVALSGLADIRESLYGSNHLEDDIKTLNYCCLVKEPKIYYSLVLRISERRILEKLRCYASAGAIMQTKGGKTRKRAKFE, from the exons ATGAGAAAATATTGCAAGCCGGCAGTGAAACCTACCGTCGCCGCTGCTGTAGCAATGGCAACCAG TAGGAAATTGAGAGCATTCAAGAATTGGATGAAGTCGCAACATGTAGAGTGTAGCGACGCGCTGGACGTGGTAGTGACGACGAACTCTTCGGCGGTATCCGTAAGAGCCTTGTGCGATCTCAATGTTGGTGATTTAGTGGCGACTATTCCCAAGGAGAGTTGCTTGACGGTAAAAACTTCAGGTGCGCGGCAAATGATAGAGGAATCGAAGCTTGAAGGCATCTTAGCTCTAGCAGTTGTCATCATGTATGAGCGAAGCCTTGGTCCGCTATCTCCTTGGTTTGGTTATCTCCAGTTGATCCCTTATTCTGAATCTATCCCTTTGTTGTGGTCCCTATCTCAAATCGACTCTCTTCGCGCCGGAACTGAGCTTCACAAG CTTAAAGCAGAACATTTTGGTGTTAAGGAGTATCTTGCTGCAAAAAGTCTAATTGCGTCGCGGTCTTTTGAAATAGATGATTACCATGGATGCGGAATGGTTCCCTTGGCAGATCT GTTTAATCACAAAACTGGTGCTGAGGATGTACACTTCACATCTTCTTATGCTGAATTGAATAATGATGCTGACAATGAAAATTACGGAAATGATAAGACTCATTCAGGAGGTGAATGCCTCCAAAGGAGTGACTTGGAGTCTTCTCATTCCGAATTGGATGATGATGCTCACAGCGACAAGCATGGAAATGACGACAATGAACCAACCAAGGTTAATTCAAAGGATGAATCGATTAGTGGGAGTTACTCGGAGTTTTCTTCAGCTTCTGAGGATGATCTTATAGTTTTGGAAATGATCATGGTGAAAAAGGTCGAAGTTGGGGCTGAG GTATTCAATACGTATGGGTCTTTAGGTAATGCTGCTATGCTACATAGGTATGGATTTGCAGAGTCTGATAACCAATATGACATTGTGAACCTTGATCTGGAGCTTGTACTTCAGTGGAGTTCATCTCGGTTTTCACATCGCTACAGTAGGAGGAGGTTATCACTATGGAGAAAATTAGATTATTCTGGATGTGTTAGCCAAAATTcagaatattttgaaatttcatttgatGGGGAGCCGCAAGTTGAGCTGTTGATTTTGCTTTACATAATATTATTGCCAGAGGAAGTGTTTGCTGAACTCGATCTTGCAGTAACTATCACCAGTGGTTTTGAAAATTCTGAGGGCTTCAATTTGTCGAAGAAAGATATTGTTTTATTTCGAGAAGGTGTTGAGTCGAGCAACAATATGTTGCTGACAGATGGTGTTTGTGTGGCTCTGTCGGGACTAGCAGATATTCGGGAAAGTTTATATGGTTCAAACCATCTAGAAGATGATATCAAAACTTTGAACTATTGTTGTCTGGTGAAAGAACCTAAGATATATTATTCATTGGTGTTGCGCATCAGTGAGAGAAGGATCCTTGAAAAGCTAAGGTGTTATGCCTCTGCTGGTGCTATAATGCAAACAAAAGGAGGTAAAACTAGAAAAAGAGCAAAGTTTGAATGA